One Natrinema halophilum genomic window carries:
- a CDS encoding single-stranded DNA binding protein yields MSDIEGVYEDLEADVSLEEFREAVEAKVEQMGGLADEETAAMLVAHEIGESEVGGIADIEPGMEEAKFVAKVTSIGEVRTFERDSEDEDGQVVNVEVADETGSVRAAFWDDHAEAAIEELEEGQVLRIKGRPKEGFSGVEVSVDDVEPDDETEIDVTISDTHTVEELSLGLSNVNLVGVLLDTDSVRTFDRDDGSEGKVSNLVLGDPTGRIRVTLWDERADQATKLEVGTTVEVIDGYVKERDGTLELHVGNRGAVEEVDEEVEYVPESTSIEDLEIDQTVDIAGVVRSADPKRTFDRDDGSEGQVRNIRVQDATDDIRVALWGEKADIDLGPGDEVALGDVEIQDGWQDDLEASAGWQSTITVLESDSSSTNAGESGSDSSDENAGLSAFAGDTGAGEDTDDVGEDEKDGDSVSADDSTDDPADGETFEFTGVVVQAGDPIVLDDGEKTMSVATDADVGLGEEVTARGVVRDGRLEANDVF; encoded by the coding sequence ATGAGCGACATCGAGGGCGTATACGAGGACCTCGAGGCCGACGTCTCCCTCGAGGAGTTTCGCGAGGCCGTCGAGGCGAAAGTCGAGCAAATGGGGGGACTCGCGGACGAGGAGACGGCGGCAATGCTCGTCGCTCACGAGATCGGCGAGAGCGAGGTCGGTGGCATCGCCGACATCGAGCCCGGAATGGAGGAAGCCAAGTTCGTCGCCAAAGTAACGTCGATCGGTGAGGTGCGTACGTTCGAGCGCGACAGCGAAGACGAGGACGGCCAGGTCGTCAACGTCGAGGTCGCGGACGAAACAGGTTCTGTGCGGGCGGCATTCTGGGACGATCACGCCGAAGCGGCTATCGAGGAACTCGAGGAAGGACAGGTTTTGCGCATCAAAGGCCGACCGAAGGAAGGGTTCAGCGGTGTCGAAGTGAGCGTCGACGACGTGGAACCCGACGACGAGACGGAGATCGACGTTACGATTTCCGATACGCATACCGTCGAGGAGCTCTCGCTCGGTCTCTCGAACGTCAATCTCGTCGGAGTGCTTTTGGACACTGATAGCGTCCGGACCTTCGACCGAGACGACGGTTCCGAGGGGAAGGTTTCGAACCTCGTTCTCGGCGATCCGACCGGCCGCATCCGCGTTACACTCTGGGACGAGCGAGCCGATCAAGCAACGAAATTGGAAGTTGGAACTACAGTCGAGGTGATCGACGGGTACGTGAAAGAACGTGACGGAACCCTCGAACTTCACGTGGGCAACCGCGGCGCCGTCGAGGAAGTCGACGAGGAGGTCGAGTACGTCCCGGAAAGCACGTCAATCGAGGATCTCGAGATCGACCAGACGGTCGACATCGCGGGAGTCGTCCGTTCGGCCGACCCGAAGCGAACGTTCGACCGTGACGACGGCTCCGAAGGACAGGTCCGAAATATTCGCGTTCAGGACGCGACTGACGACATTCGCGTCGCACTCTGGGGCGAGAAAGCCGACATCGATCTTGGACCGGGCGACGAAGTCGCCCTCGGCGACGTCGAGATCCAGGACGGCTGGCAAGATGACCTCGAGGCCTCCGCCGGCTGGCAATCGACGATTACGGTCCTTGAATCCGATTCCAGTAGTACGAACGCTGGTGAGAGTGGCAGCGACTCGAGCGACGAGAACGCCGGGTTATCGGCGTTCGCTGGTGATACCGGAGCCGGCGAGGACACGGATGACGTCGGTGAGGACGAGAAAGACGGGGACTCGGTCAGCGCCGACGACAGTACGGATGACCCGGCAGACGGCGAAACGTTCGAATTCACCGGGGTAGTGGTACAGGCCGGCGATCCGATCGTGCTCGACGACGGCGAGAAAACCATGAGCGTCGCGACCGACGCCGACGTCGGTCTCGGTGAGGAAGTAACTGCACGAGGAGTCGTCCGCGACGGCCGCCTCGAAGCAAACGACGTGTTCTGA